The following coding sequences are from one Thermoproteota archaeon window:
- the sucC gene encoding ADP-forming succinate--CoA ligase subunit beta, translated as MRLLEYESKEALASKGVPIPQGEVARTPEEAAVITEKLGGRAVLKIQIPHGQRGKAGGIKVVSSPEEARQVARELLSKTFYGYKPESLLVEEPIKVKTEIYVGAIADRNARSMTFISTPYGGMEVEEIAAEHPESIEKRSVHPLLGMVPYIARALAKNASMNVPDKLREIQKVVMALWEVARDYDAMMLEINPLAVTEDGRLLALDARIEVDDNALFRHKEFEKRYYAVGNPREAEAKRKGIAYVELEGNVGTMANGAGLAMATMDLVYTFGGKPANFCDVGGGASADRVAEALELVVSNPNVKVVLINTLCGITSCVDVAEGVRKVHEKGLLKVPVVVRMSGNRAEEGKSILSELGVKATEKAVEAVKHAIELAK; from the coding sequence ATGAGGTTGCTCGAGTACGAGTCAAAGGAGGCGCTCGCTTCAAAAGGAGTGCCAATCCCCCAAGGTGAAGTCGCCAGAACTCCAGAGGAGGCTGCCGTTATAACTGAGAAGCTAGGTGGTAGGGCTGTTTTGAAGATTCAGATCCCCCATGGGCAGAGAGGGAAGGCTGGAGGGATAAAGGTAGTCAGCTCACCGGAGGAGGCTAGGCAGGTAGCCAGAGAGCTGCTCTCCAAGACATTCTACGGTTACAAGCCTGAGTCCTTGCTGGTGGAGGAGCCCATAAAGGTCAAGACCGAGATATACGTGGGCGCGATCGCCGACAGAAATGCGAGGAGCATGACCTTCATCTCCACCCCCTATGGGGGGATGGAGGTCGAGGAGATCGCTGCGGAACATCCTGAGTCAATAGAAAAGAGGTCCGTCCATCCCCTGCTCGGGATGGTTCCCTACATCGCCAGGGCTTTGGCCAAGAACGCCTCCATGAATGTGCCTGACAAGCTGAGGGAGATCCAGAAAGTTGTTATGGCTTTATGGGAGGTCGCTAGGGACTACGATGCCATGATGCTCGAGATAAACCCTCTAGCGGTCACGGAGGACGGCAGGTTATTGGCCCTAGATGCTAGGATAGAGGTGGATGACAACGCCCTGTTCAGGCACAAGGAGTTCGAGAAGCGATACTATGCGGTGGGCAATCCTAGGGAAGCGGAGGCAAAGAGGAAGGGAATAGCTTATGTGGAGCTCGAGGGTAACGTGGGCACGATGGCCAACGGAGCAGGTCTGGCGATGGCCACCATGGACCTAGTCTACACCTTCGGAGGGAAGCCTGCCAACTTCTGTGATGTAGGAGGGGGCGCCTCAGCTGACAGGGTTGCTGAGGCTCTGGAGCTTGTGGTGAGCAATCCCAACGTGAAGGTGGTCCTGATAAACACGCTATGCGGAATAACCAGTTGCGTGGATGTGGCTGAGGGTGTGAGGAAGGTTCACGAGAAGGGCCTCCTCAAAGTGCCCGTGGTGGTCAGGATGTCCGGTAACAGGGCTGAGGAGGGCAAAAGCATCCTGTCGGAGCTCGGAGTAAAGGCGACGGAGAAGGCCGTGGAGGCAGTGAAGCACGCCATCGAGCTGGCCAAGTGA
- a CDS encoding valine--tRNA ligase, with amino-acid sequence MSRREPRLKEKHWSPDMELEMQKVWEEENTYHFNPGSGKPLFSIDTPPPYASGKWHIAAAIHYSQIDMIARTQRMKGYEVYFPFGVDRNGLPVEVETEKRYKIKMFEYPREEFLKLCREFLDEAEQDILSIVRRLGISADTKNYFQTDSEQWRAVTQATFIDAWNKGYVYEDYRPNIYCPRCRTTLADAEVEYKELPTKLVYLKFRVEGSEEEVVVATTRPELLPACKAVIYNPDDERYKWLKGKRVVTPLGDAIPVMEHPYADPKFGTGLVMICSYGDKMDVQLFRELGLEPKIVVNEDGTLNESAGEYAGLTIQEARERIMEDLERKGLVEKVETIMHRTPVCWRCKTPLEIVPMREYYLKQVDLVPELEEYLDVVRFYPEWASNYWRDWLKSVSSDWPISRRRYYATEIPVWYCKSCGKPVLPPPGKYYQPWKEDPPYDRCPHCGSTAGFEGERRVFDTWMDSSISPLVYNGFGWDDKLFGKLGSSDLRPQGKDIVRTWLHYTFLRVHQVLGKPAFKHVWISGMGLDAKGRAMHKSLGNIIYPWPLFKKYGADAVRFFGAAEAHHGSDFRISERKIEGAYKFLQKLWNVARFISQFEEPEEMPELEPTDLWILGELNRSIRRALSGYERFDFFDPANEVRIFVWDVFAPHYIELVKGRAYGDGVGEGKSVAARWTLHYVLKAVLRLAAPVIPHITDYIWRSIYGGTVHRELFPEVREEWDTEYLKLGSKLMEFNSLIWKTKKERGMRMKDPIGMEIPIELKPFEEDLRSLHNIK; translated from the coding sequence TTGTCTAGACGAGAGCCCCGACTCAAGGAAAAGCACTGGTCTCCTGATATGGAGCTCGAGATGCAGAAGGTGTGGGAGGAGGAGAATACTTACCACTTCAATCCGGGCTCTGGTAAGCCCCTCTTTTCCATAGATACGCCACCTCCCTACGCCAGCGGTAAGTGGCACATAGCTGCAGCCATCCATTATTCTCAGATCGACATGATCGCGAGGACCCAGAGGATGAAGGGTTACGAGGTCTACTTCCCCTTCGGAGTGGACAGGAACGGCCTCCCGGTGGAGGTGGAGACCGAGAAGAGGTACAAGATTAAGATGTTCGAGTACCCGAGAGAGGAGTTCCTCAAGCTGTGTAGGGAGTTCCTAGACGAGGCCGAGCAGGATATCCTCTCAATAGTCAGGAGATTGGGTATCAGCGCAGACACCAAGAACTACTTCCAGACTGATAGCGAGCAGTGGAGAGCCGTGACCCAAGCAACATTCATCGATGCTTGGAATAAGGGATATGTTTACGAGGACTACAGGCCGAACATATACTGCCCGAGGTGCAGGACCACACTAGCTGATGCGGAGGTCGAATACAAGGAGCTCCCCACTAAGCTCGTGTACCTCAAGTTCAGGGTGGAGGGGAGTGAAGAGGAGGTAGTCGTGGCAACTACTAGGCCGGAGCTCCTCCCAGCATGTAAGGCGGTCATATACAATCCTGACGATGAGAGGTACAAATGGCTGAAGGGGAAGAGGGTGGTCACGCCCCTCGGGGATGCTATACCCGTTATGGAGCACCCGTACGCTGACCCCAAATTCGGGACCGGCTTGGTGATGATATGCTCCTACGGTGACAAGATGGATGTCCAGCTCTTCAGGGAGCTCGGTCTGGAGCCGAAGATAGTGGTCAATGAGGATGGCACCCTCAACGAGAGCGCAGGTGAGTATGCGGGCCTAACTATACAGGAAGCAAGGGAGAGGATAATGGAGGATTTGGAGCGGAAGGGGCTCGTTGAGAAGGTCGAGACCATAATGCACAGGACTCCTGTGTGCTGGCGTTGCAAGACCCCTCTGGAAATAGTCCCGATGAGGGAGTATTATCTGAAGCAGGTGGATCTGGTTCCGGAACTCGAGGAATACCTTGATGTGGTGAGGTTCTACCCGGAGTGGGCGTCCAACTACTGGAGGGACTGGTTGAAGTCCGTGAGTTCCGACTGGCCCATCTCTAGGAGGAGGTACTACGCCACGGAGATACCGGTGTGGTACTGCAAGAGCTGCGGAAAGCCCGTGTTACCGCCTCCCGGCAAGTACTACCAGCCTTGGAAGGAAGACCCTCCCTACGACAGGTGCCCGCACTGCGGTTCGACGGCTGGCTTCGAGGGAGAGAGGAGGGTCTTCGACACATGGATGGACTCCTCCATCTCTCCCTTGGTCTACAACGGATTCGGTTGGGACGACAAGCTCTTCGGTAAGCTGGGATCGAGCGATCTGAGGCCTCAGGGCAAGGACATAGTGAGGACTTGGCTCCACTATACTTTCCTGAGGGTGCATCAGGTGCTAGGGAAGCCGGCCTTCAAGCACGTCTGGATATCGGGAATGGGACTGGATGCGAAGGGCAGGGCGATGCACAAGAGCTTGGGTAACATAATATACCCGTGGCCCCTGTTCAAGAAGTATGGAGCCGATGCTGTGAGGTTCTTCGGTGCGGCGGAGGCGCATCACGGCTCAGACTTCAGGATATCTGAGAGGAAGATAGAGGGGGCCTACAAATTCCTGCAGAAACTGTGGAACGTAGCCAGGTTCATCTCACAATTCGAGGAACCTGAGGAGATGCCTGAGTTGGAACCCACTGATCTCTGGATACTGGGAGAGCTGAACAGGTCTATAAGGAGAGCTCTATCAGGGTATGAGAGGTTCGACTTCTTCGATCCGGCTAACGAGGTCAGGATCTTCGTCTGGGATGTGTTCGCCCCGCACTACATAGAGCTCGTCAAGGGAAGGGCCTACGGTGATGGTGTGGGTGAAGGGAAGTCGGTGGCCGCGAGGTGGACCCTCCACTACGTCTTGAAGGCCGTGCTTAGATTAGCGGCCCCCGTCATCCCCCACATCACTGACTACATATGGAGGAGCATCTATGGAGGAACGGTCCACAGGGAGCTCTTCCCCGAGGTGAGGGAGGAGTGGGACACTGAGTACTTGAAGCTCGGGAGTAAGTTAATGGAATTCAACAGCTTGATCTGGAAGACCAAGAAGGAGAGAGGCATGAGGATGAAGGATCCAATAGGGATGGAGATCCCTATAGAACTTAAGCCGTTCGAGGAAGATCTGAGAAGTCTTCACAACATAAAGTAA
- a CDS encoding DUF99 family protein, which translates to MKRGIRILAVDDAPFNKWSDEKAFLVGLLFRELTLEVALREIVSVDGDDSTSALVRMVRHPKVREEVKVVFTHGTTFAGLNLLDMRSFYEETGVPVIAVTSKEPTDEIRDALRAAKQEWKDEILERNPPYKALETPHGTCYYSHLGLGRDEVEELLRRYSIESKLPEQLRVTDLVARLLEGLIP; encoded by the coding sequence ATGAAGAGAGGGATCAGGATACTCGCCGTGGACGATGCACCCTTCAATAAATGGTCGGATGAGAAAGCATTCCTCGTCGGACTTCTCTTCAGGGAGTTGACTCTTGAGGTGGCCTTGAGGGAGATCGTGAGCGTCGATGGCGATGACTCGACCTCAGCCCTTGTCAGGATGGTGAGGCATCCAAAGGTAAGAGAGGAGGTGAAGGTGGTCTTCACTCACGGGACGACGTTCGCGGGCCTCAACCTGCTCGATATGCGATCCTTCTATGAGGAGACCGGCGTGCCGGTGATAGCCGTCACCTCAAAGGAACCTACTGATGAGATAAGGGATGCGCTCCGGGCCGCAAAGCAGGAATGGAAGGACGAGATTCTAGAGAGGAACCCGCCCTATAAGGCGCTCGAGACCCCACATGGAACCTGCTACTACTCCCACCTTGGATTGGGAAGGGATGAGGTTGAAGAGTTGCTGAGGAGGTACTCCATAGAGTCCAAGCTACCTGAGCAGCTTAGGGTGACTGACCTAGTGGCGAGGCTGCTCGAGGGCTTGATCCCTTAA
- a CDS encoding ATP/GTP-binding protein — protein MDAAIVLGTAGSGKTTFTASYSEWLRRRFMPLRSCTANLDPGVLSLPYKPDYDVRELVSVQDIMEREGLGPNGALVRAAEIMVAKMDEIVESLCSLSCDHLVIDTPGQMEIFAFRPLGRVLCERLSSCLNLAAVFLGDHEPGRELEDVVTSALLAKILELKLGVTVIPLLNKMDIWWGEGIEEVWGRVLRGEVDGLNTGEGTLSDALLELVRAVSSFKSPVRVVAISAKERTNYQEVFDLLSEVWCSCGDMT, from the coding sequence ATGGACGCTGCCATAGTCTTGGGGACAGCTGGATCAGGTAAGACTACCTTCACTGCGAGTTACTCCGAATGGCTGAGGAGGAGGTTCATGCCGCTCCGAAGTTGCACAGCCAACTTGGATCCGGGAGTGCTGAGCCTGCCCTACAAACCCGATTATGATGTTAGAGAGCTGGTCAGCGTGCAGGATATAATGGAAAGAGAAGGATTGGGCCCCAACGGCGCTCTGGTGAGGGCTGCGGAGATCATGGTGGCTAAAATGGATGAGATAGTCGAATCCCTATGCTCTCTCAGCTGCGATCATCTGGTGATAGACACTCCAGGGCAAATGGAGATCTTCGCCTTCAGGCCCTTGGGGAGAGTGCTGTGTGAGAGGCTCTCCTCATGCCTTAATCTGGCTGCCGTCTTTTTAGGAGATCACGAACCGGGAAGGGAACTGGAGGATGTCGTTACCTCTGCCCTGCTTGCCAAGATACTAGAACTGAAGCTCGGAGTGACTGTGATCCCCCTGCTCAACAAGATGGATATCTGGTGGGGTGAGGGGATCGAGGAGGTATGGGGGAGAGTGCTGAGGGGGGAGGTGGATGGGCTCAATACTGGCGAGGGTACCCTATCTGATGCACTGTTGGAGCTCGTGAGGGCCGTCTCCTCCTTCAAATCACCGGTCAGGGTGGTGGCCATCTCGGCTAAGGAGAGAACCAACTACCAAGAGGTTTTCGATCTTCTAAGTGAGGTGTGGTGCTCCTGCGGAGATATGACTTGA
- a CDS encoding geranylgeranylglyceryl/heptaprenylglyceryl phosphate synthase: MSIEERIRERSRKEALLAVLLDPANLTRDQARQIASQAERGGADLIFVGGSVGAAFGLNDTILGAKEGSDLPVILFPGNVDGVSPYADAILFMSLLNSSNPYWIIQAQALAAPVVRGLGIEVMPTAYLVVEPGHTSAAGWVGWVNPIPRKKPEIALTYAMAAELLGMRWVYLEAGSGAEEPVPVEMVAAVRAKTGLGMIVGGGLRSPDQVEERVRAGADIVVVGTHIEEGGNVEEKVRSLKERTSRA, translated from the coding sequence ATGTCCATAGAGGAGAGGATAAGGGAGAGATCGAGGAAGGAGGCCCTTCTCGCCGTGCTACTGGATCCCGCAAACCTCACGAGGGATCAGGCGCGTCAAATAGCCTCCCAAGCTGAGAGAGGTGGGGCTGATCTAATATTCGTTGGTGGCTCTGTTGGCGCAGCCTTCGGGCTCAACGATACCATACTGGGAGCCAAGGAGGGATCCGATCTCCCTGTAATACTCTTCCCCGGTAACGTGGACGGGGTCTCTCCCTACGCTGACGCGATACTCTTCATGTCCCTCCTAAACTCGTCCAACCCCTACTGGATAATCCAAGCCCAAGCTTTAGCGGCGCCGGTCGTTAGGGGGCTGGGAATAGAGGTCATGCCCACCGCATACCTCGTAGTCGAACCCGGACACACTAGCGCCGCGGGATGGGTTGGGTGGGTAAATCCCATTCCTAGGAAGAAGCCGGAGATAGCGCTGACCTACGCCATGGCGGCTGAGTTGTTGGGCATGAGGTGGGTGTATCTCGAGGCGGGTAGCGGTGCTGAGGAGCCAGTTCCAGTCGAGATGGTGGCCGCAGTTCGAGCGAAGACGGGACTCGGGATGATAGTGGGAGGGGGATTGAGGTCCCCCGACCAGGTGGAGGAGAGGGTTAGGGCGGGCGCCGACATAGTGGTGGTGGGAACTCACATAGAGGAGGGCGGCAACGTAGAGGAGAAGGTGAGATCCCTCAAGGAGAGGACCTCTAGAGCCTAA